Proteins encoded by one window of Fischerella sp. PCC 9605:
- a CDS encoding ArnT family glycosyltransferase, whose amino-acid sequence MNKVKTIIPLTYLVIVTFWLRLINLGYSNYQGDEIRALYKPETGQDLIDFLLSQRKGPIQFLITYTMSFINPEYDNEFLIRLPFTIAGIFAIYFFYKFVQLEFGKRIALYSSLFITINGLFVAFSRIVQYQSLVILFSILCLYFLSLSTKYEKWRIYGLYLGMLCWGISILAHYDGIFIAPFVFYLIYRWYINSNFSQNNNQLLHLICASSVLLISISIFYIPFFFSISESTKTYWAERINKQSVSSTRTFMTYNPLFVIYLYALLGLLGLFRIKENFSVVLWLLFPIFSLETLVGNPGTHIYTYVLPFSILMAFGLELFQFLIANQFPVKAKYINVAFLNFIYVFLFLISHLLFIDNNKEYPWEDKSFLFLEFKRQSRQSLFGFPYYRHWEKIGLYLKSTGKNGYFITNEKKSITRYYIPVEFKNLELQPYDRNLPGDIYIIYIKNPQNRNKKILDKEQSYWEERYEPIKTFSNNGRVVATIYRLSIADWEKIVNSY is encoded by the coding sequence ATGAACAAAGTTAAAACCATTATTCCTTTAACTTATTTAGTCATTGTAACTTTTTGGTTGAGATTAATTAATTTAGGATATTCAAATTACCAAGGCGATGAAATTAGAGCCTTGTACAAACCAGAAACTGGTCAAGATTTGATTGATTTCCTACTCAGTCAAAGGAAGGGGCCGATTCAATTCTTGATAACTTATACTATGAGTTTTATTAATCCAGAGTATGATAATGAGTTTCTAATCAGACTACCTTTTACGATAGCAGGTATATTCGCTATTTATTTTTTTTATAAGTTTGTTCAACTAGAGTTTGGAAAGAGAATAGCCCTATACTCATCTTTATTTATAACTATTAATGGACTATTTGTTGCCTTTTCAAGGATAGTTCAATATCAATCTTTAGTGATTTTATTTTCTATTTTATGTTTGTATTTTCTAAGTTTATCTACAAAGTATGAAAAATGGAGAATATATGGTTTATATCTAGGGATGTTGTGCTGGGGAATTTCTATTCTTGCACATTACGATGGCATATTTATCGCACCGTTTGTGTTTTACTTAATTTATCGATGGTATATCAACAGCAACTTTTCCCAGAATAACAATCAACTCCTGCATTTAATTTGTGCAAGTTCTGTCTTATTGATATCAATATCTATCTTTTATATACCTTTCTTCTTTTCGATATCAGAATCGACTAAGACATACTGGGCGGAGAGGATAAATAAGCAGTCTGTCAGTTCTACAAGAACATTCATGACTTATAACCCGTTATTTGTTATATATTTATATGCTCTTTTGGGTTTACTAGGATTATTTAGAATCAAAGAAAATTTCTCAGTTGTATTATGGCTGTTATTTCCTATCTTCTCTTTAGAAACATTAGTTGGTAATCCTGGTACGCACATCTACACATACGTATTACCTTTTTCAATTTTAATGGCTTTTGGATTGGAATTATTCCAATTCTTGATAGCCAATCAATTTCCAGTTAAAGCAAAATATATTAATGTTGCTTTTTTGAATTTCATATATGTTTTTTTATTTCTCATTTCTCATTTATTGTTTATAGATAATAATAAAGAGTATCCGTGGGAAGATAAAAGTTTTTTATTTTTAGAATTTAAAAGACAAAGCAGACAAAGTTTATTTGGGTTCCCTTACTATCGGCACTGGGAAAAAATAGGCTTGTATTTAAAAAGTACAGGAAAGAATGGTTACTTTATTACCAATGAGAAGAAAAGTATTACGAGATATTATATTCCAGTAGAGTTTAAAAATCTGGAATTGCAACCGTACGATCGTAATTTGCCTGGAGACATCTACATTATATATATCAAAAATCCTCAAAACAGAAACAAAAAAATATTAGACAAAGAGCAAAGCTATTGGGAAGAACGATATGAGCCGATAAAAACTTTTTCCAACAATGGACGAGTTGTAGCTACAATTTATCGCTTATCGATTGCTGATTGGGAAAAAATAGTCAATAGTTATTAG
- a CDS encoding ArnT family glycosyltransferase, with product MKAKASPLLLAIFIISLILRTLAITASLNTDEGLWIYRGSQFVKRLFEGDFTHTILKHHPGVPNMWLTGSSMLLNCWLHKLFPGFLGVDLPSDIGACLNLEEFPINLYIIPRIVQAVVTSACMVYVYVLTKRLLGQAVALCTISLLLLEPFFVAYQRFITTDALQADFAILAVLLFLLYLRKDGKRKFLFASGIFLGLSTAAKITALFLLPAIALLIVLIELGFWRSSFPQRGWKQQFRGYALWGTTILVVFVLIFPAMWVSPGYVLDRIHQGVLQESDRGFLFFLGQLTHSPGILFYPLVLAYRLSPVLQAGLLATSAILFIPKLRRQQEKMPEIAAVALITLWVLLILSASDNKIDRYINLCLPMLAILAAVGWLEIIAGITQRKNILPSSLAGRGYIVLFLLQLVFLLPYHPYYLAYYNPLLGGGRVAQNIFMIGQGEGLEKAAQWLNLLPNVKKTKVASWYSRYFSSYFHGQILPIDKRVPSGIQPWTQANRVVFYKNQLQRQLPEPKMLNYFAMQQPLYTVRLHDIDYVWVYPGPLPLPEDLKRIQFPLSLSFKEQVRLLGYDLNKTKVSANEDLLITFYWEFLAPLPRDISVKIGLRDRFIHNSSVPNDNFTNLANAPLVDGYVFPEQITTGTVVRDIHKLKIPPSTSPQHYQLEVGWFSPSKGEVLGKPAVIGELEVVK from the coding sequence ATGAAAGCGAAAGCTTCCCCGTTGTTGCTTGCCATCTTCATCATCTCACTGATACTGCGTACTCTGGCAATTACTGCTTCCCTAAATACAGATGAGGGATTGTGGATTTATCGTGGTAGTCAGTTTGTCAAACGCCTGTTTGAGGGAGATTTTACGCATACTATTCTCAAGCATCATCCAGGGGTTCCCAATATGTGGCTAACTGGCAGCAGTATGTTGTTGAATTGCTGGTTGCACAAGCTTTTCCCTGGTTTTCTTGGTGTAGATTTACCTTCAGATATCGGGGCTTGTCTAAATTTAGAAGAATTTCCTATTAACTTATATATAATCCCCCGTATTGTGCAAGCGGTAGTCACTTCCGCTTGTATGGTGTATGTATATGTACTGACAAAGCGGTTATTAGGACAAGCAGTAGCCCTATGCACCATAAGTCTGCTGTTATTAGAACCATTCTTTGTGGCTTATCAGCGCTTTATTACTACCGATGCGCTACAAGCTGATTTTGCAATTTTGGCTGTGCTGTTGTTTCTACTCTATTTGCGAAAAGATGGGAAACGCAAATTCCTTTTTGCTTCGGGAATATTTCTAGGACTGTCAACGGCAGCTAAAATCACCGCGTTGTTTTTATTACCTGCGATCGCCCTTCTAATAGTATTGATTGAACTAGGATTTTGGCGAAGCAGCTTTCCCCAAAGAGGCTGGAAGCAGCAATTTCGGGGCTATGCACTTTGGGGAACTACCATTTTAGTAGTGTTTGTTCTGATTTTTCCGGCGATGTGGGTTTCACCCGGATATGTTCTCGATCGCATACATCAGGGTGTTTTGCAAGAATCCGATCGGGGATTTCTTTTTTTCTTGGGACAACTCACCCATTCGCCGGGGATTCTATTTTATCCGCTAGTACTGGCGTATCGCCTCTCACCTGTATTGCAAGCGGGGTTATTAGCAACAAGCGCAATATTATTCATACCCAAGTTACGGCGTCAGCAGGAAAAAATGCCTGAGATAGCAGCAGTTGCCCTAATTACCCTCTGGGTGCTGTTGATCCTGTCAGCTAGTGACAATAAAATCGACCGTTATATTAATCTTTGCTTGCCGATGTTGGCAATACTTGCGGCGGTTGGCTGGTTAGAAATTATTGCTGGAATTACACAAAGGAAAAATATTCTCCCCTCCTCGCTTGCAGGGAGGGGTTATATAGTTCTATTTTTGTTGCAACTAGTCTTCCTTCTTCCTTATCACCCTTATTACCTCGCCTACTACAATCCTTTGCTGGGTGGTGGGAGGGTAGCCCAAAATATATTTATGATTGGTCAAGGAGAAGGTTTAGAAAAAGCTGCTCAATGGTTGAATCTGTTACCTAATGTGAAAAAAACTAAAGTAGCGAGTTGGTACAGTCGATATTTTTCCAGTTATTTCCACGGCCAAATCTTACCTATAGACAAACGTGTCCCATCTGGAATTCAACCTTGGACGCAAGCTAATCGAGTGGTATTCTACAAAAACCAATTGCAGCGTCAATTGCCGGAACCAAAGATGCTGAATTACTTTGCTATGCAGCAACCTTTGTATACTGTACGGCTGCATGATATTGATTATGTGTGGGTGTATCCGGGGCCACTACCTTTACCTGAAGATTTAAAGCGCATCCAGTTTCCCTTGTCTTTATCTTTCAAGGAACAAGTGCGCCTACTAGGTTATGACTTGAATAAAACTAAAGTGTCTGCAAATGAGGATTTGCTCATCACATTCTACTGGGAATTTCTTGCACCACTGCCGCGTGATATTTCAGTCAAAATAGGTTTGCGCGATCGCTTCATCCACAACTCCAGTGTACCTAATGACAACTTTACTAATCTTGCAAATGCACCCTTGGTAGATGGATATGTGTTTCCAGAACAAATAACTACAGGTACAGTTGTGCGGGATATCCACAAGCTCAAAATTCCCCCTAGTACATCACCCCAGCACTACCAGCTTGAGGTAGGGTGGTTCTCTCCCAGTAAAGGAGAAGTATTAGGAAAGCCAGCAGTTATAGGTGAGTTGGAAGTAGTAAAGTGA
- the gloA2 gene encoding SMU1112c/YaeR family gloxylase I-like metalloprotein, which produces MKTTGIHHIAIICSDYERSKKFYTEILGFSMINETFRKERNSYKLDLRVGENHQIELFSFPNPPQRVSNPEACGLRHLAFEVEDIEQAVSELKAQGVEVEDIRIDEITGKKFTFFKDPDSLPLEIYEW; this is translated from the coding sequence ATGAAGACTACAGGTATTCATCATATAGCTATTATTTGTTCTGATTATGAACGGTCAAAGAAGTTTTATACGGAAATTTTAGGTTTTTCTATGATTAATGAGACTTTTAGGAAGGAGAGAAATTCTTATAAGTTAGATTTACGAGTGGGGGAGAATCATCAAATTGAGTTATTTTCTTTTCCGAATCCTCCACAAAGAGTTAGTAATCCGGAGGCTTGTGGATTAAGGCATTTGGCTTTTGAAGTTGAAGATATTGAGCAAGCTGTTAGCGAGTTAAAAGCTCAGGGTGTTGAAGTTGAAGATATTAGAATTGATGAAATTACAGGTAAAAAATTTACTTTTTTTAAAGACCCAGATTCTCTACCATTAGAAATTTATGAATGGTAG
- a CDS encoding vWA domain-containing protein translates to MKVSLLPRLNDGNLDANQMSSQRQLAISLAAIAEFSDRDVPLNLCLILDHSGSMSGRPLEIVKKAAHQIVDGLKEGDRLSVVVFDHRAKVLVPNQTIEDRERIKQQINRLAADGGTAIDEGLRLGIEELAKGKKETISQAFLLTDGENEHGDNKRCLKFAQLAAGYNLTLNTLGFGDNWNQDILEKIADAGGGTLSYIQKPEQAVDEFSRLFNRIQAVGLTNAYLLFSLMPKVRFAELKPVAQVSPDTIELPVQQEADGRYAVRLGDLMKDTERVVLANIYLGQFSPGKHTIANLQVRYDNPAQKQTGLLSENIPVEVNVIPNYQGVSNPEVQQHILALAKYRQTQLAEAKLQQGDRAGAATMLQTAAKTALQMGDVGAATVLQTSATRLQSGEELSESDRKKTRIVSKTVLQD, encoded by the coding sequence ATGAAGGTTAGTTTGCTGCCTAGACTGAATGATGGCAACCTAGATGCCAATCAAATGAGCAGTCAACGTCAGTTGGCTATTTCTCTTGCTGCGATCGCTGAATTTAGCGATCGCGATGTACCGCTGAATTTATGCCTAATTCTCGATCATAGTGGTTCGATGAGTGGGCGACCGTTAGAAATAGTAAAAAAAGCGGCTCATCAGATTGTTGATGGGCTCAAAGAAGGCGATCGCCTGAGTGTGGTAGTTTTTGATCACCGCGCCAAAGTATTAGTACCCAATCAAACTATTGAAGACCGAGAACGCATTAAACAGCAAATTAATCGTCTTGCTGCTGATGGCGGTACTGCTATTGATGAAGGGTTGCGTTTAGGAATTGAGGAACTAGCAAAAGGGAAAAAAGAAACAATTTCTCAAGCCTTTCTATTAACTGATGGTGAAAATGAACACGGCGACAACAAGCGTTGTTTGAAATTTGCTCAGTTGGCTGCTGGCTACAATTTGACTTTGAATACTTTGGGATTTGGTGACAATTGGAACCAAGATATTTTAGAAAAAATTGCCGATGCTGGTGGTGGGACGTTGTCTTATATTCAAAAACCAGAACAGGCGGTAGATGAGTTTAGTCGTCTTTTCAACCGTATTCAAGCAGTAGGATTAACTAATGCCTATCTACTGTTTTCTCTGATGCCGAAAGTTCGCTTTGCAGAACTAAAACCTGTTGCCCAAGTTTCTCCAGATACGATTGAGTTACCAGTGCAACAAGAAGCTGATGGACGTTACGCGGTGCGTCTGGGAGACTTGATGAAGGATACGGAACGGGTAGTTTTAGCAAATATTTATTTAGGGCAATTCTCTCCAGGCAAACATACTATTGCTAATTTACAAGTGCGCTACGATAACCCCGCGCAAAAACAGACAGGGTTACTATCAGAAAATATACCTGTGGAAGTGAATGTGATTCCAAATTACCAAGGTGTTTCCAATCCGGAGGTACAGCAGCATATTCTGGCATTAGCAAAGTATCGACAAACGCAGCTAGCAGAAGCGAAATTACAACAGGGCGATCGCGCTGGTGCTGCAACAATGCTGCAAACTGCTGCTAAAACTGCTTTGCAAATGGGAGATGTGGGTGCAGCTACGGTTTTGCAAACTTCTGCTACCCGCCTGCAATCAGGAGAAGAGTTATCGGAGAGCGATCGCAAAAAAACCAGAATTGTATCGAAGACGGTTTTACAAGATTAA
- a CDS encoding ATP-dependent Clp protease proteolytic subunit: MDMSPIKAVQAPYYGDNFYRTPPPDLPSLLLKERIVYLGMPLVPAVTELIIAELLYLQSDDPDKPIKIYINSTGTSGYSGEPIGFETEAFAIYDTMKYIKPPIHTICIGMAMGMSAMLLSAGTKGCRASLPHATIVLHQPKSYAQGQATDIQIRAKEVLANKATMVDILSRNTGQPKERIEKDMDRLFYITPKEAVAYGLIDRVFEKEELAHPPVPAAGIL; encoded by the coding sequence ATGGACATGTCCCCCATCAAGGCTGTGCAAGCCCCTTATTACGGTGATAACTTCTACCGCACGCCGCCACCAGATTTACCTTCCTTATTGTTGAAGGAGCGAATTGTCTATCTTGGCATGCCACTGGTGCCTGCTGTCACCGAATTAATCATAGCTGAACTGCTGTATTTGCAGTCCGACGATCCAGACAAACCAATTAAAATCTACATTAACTCGACTGGTACCTCCGGTTATAGTGGCGAACCCATCGGCTTTGAAACGGAAGCCTTCGCCATCTATGACACGATGAAATATATCAAGCCTCCCATCCACACCATCTGCATTGGTATGGCAATGGGTATGTCAGCAATGCTTCTCAGTGCTGGGACAAAAGGTTGCCGCGCTAGTTTGCCTCACGCTACCATCGTCCTGCATCAGCCCAAGAGCTACGCCCAAGGCCAAGCCACAGATATTCAGATCCGGGCTAAAGAAGTACTGGCAAATAAAGCGACGATGGTAGACATCCTCTCCCGTAACACCGGACAGCCCAAGGAAAGAATAGAGAAGGATATGGATCGCCTCTTCTATATCACTCCCAAGGAAGCTGTGGCATATGGCTTGATTGACCGAGTTTTTGAGAAAGAAGAACTTGCCCATCCTCCCGTACCAGCAGCTGGAATTCTTTAA
- a CDS encoding ATP-dependent Clp protease proteolytic subunit has protein sequence MPIGVPKVPYRMPGEQYTQWIDIYNRLYRERIIFLGRDVDDEIANQIIAVMLYLDSEDPGKDIYLYINSPGGMVTSGMAIFDTMQHIKSDVVTICVGLAASMGSFLLAAGTKGKRLALPHSRIMIHQPSGGTRGQATDIEIEAREILRIRRQLNEIYAKNTGQPIEKIEKDMDRDFFMSAQEAKEYGLIDKVIEERP, from the coding sequence ATGCCTATAGGCGTTCCTAAAGTCCCCTACCGGATGCCAGGGGAACAATATACACAATGGATTGACATCTACAATCGTCTTTACCGGGAACGCATTATTTTCCTGGGGCGAGACGTTGATGATGAAATTGCCAATCAAATTATCGCCGTAATGCTATACCTGGATTCGGAAGATCCAGGCAAGGATATTTATCTATACATCAATTCCCCCGGTGGGATGGTTACATCTGGCATGGCGATTTTTGATACCATGCAACACATCAAATCAGATGTAGTTACCATTTGTGTGGGCTTAGCAGCTTCGATGGGTTCCTTCCTGCTAGCAGCTGGCACTAAAGGCAAACGATTGGCATTGCCTCACTCACGGATTATGATTCACCAGCCATCTGGTGGTACTCGTGGGCAAGCAACCGATATTGAAATTGAAGCCAGAGAAATTCTGCGGATTCGTCGTCAACTGAACGAAATTTACGCTAAAAATACTGGTCAGCCAATAGAAAAGATCGAAAAAGACATGGATCGTGACTTTTTCATGTCTGCCCAAGAGGCAAAAGAATACGGCTTGATTGACAAAGTAATTGAAGAACGTCCCTAG
- a CDS encoding J domain-containing protein, whose translation MDLGDCYRLLGLRSGASFGEIKASYRRLAQQYHPDINPDDKKAKEKFIALTEAYKLLLQVIPPQKTAQQSTQSPASASGETQTPNPEPTPQQTPKKQPTPQPPHISETEQRLKWKTYEQLQQFLKERRFPQAIALAEALAARLPEDAEVRQWQAIAYQLWGRTLIAENQLFKAKIYLNKALKTDPHNKTLWNEVQRDFQKLEQIF comes from the coding sequence ATGGATCTTGGAGATTGCTACCGTTTATTGGGTTTAAGGTCGGGAGCATCCTTTGGCGAAATTAAAGCCTCTTACCGCCGACTCGCGCAACAATATCATCCCGATATCAACCCAGATGACAAAAAAGCAAAAGAAAAGTTTATTGCCTTGACCGAGGCATACAAGTTGCTGTTGCAGGTGATACCGCCTCAAAAAACAGCCCAACAGTCAACTCAGTCACCAGCCTCAGCTTCTGGAGAAACACAAACACCCAACCCCGAACCAACTCCTCAACAGACGCCGAAAAAACAGCCGACGCCCCAACCGCCGCACATTTCGGAAACAGAACAGCGACTGAAGTGGAAGACTTATGAGCAATTGCAGCAGTTTTTGAAAGAAAGACGGTTTCCACAGGCGATCGCACTAGCGGAAGCTTTAGCAGCACGTTTACCTGAAGATGCAGAAGTGCGCCAGTGGCAGGCGATCGCCTATCAACTTTGGGGACGCACACTAATTGCAGAAAACCAGCTATTTAAAGCCAAAATATATCTGAACAAAGCCTTGAAAACAGACCCCCACAACAAGACTTTGTGGAATGAGGTGCAGCGGGACTTTCAGAAGTTAGAGCAGATTTTTTGA
- the rnc gene encoding ribonuclease III → MHKLLQFRDETLLHCALTHRSYIHEHPEAGEHNERLEFLGDALLNFLSGQYLYRRYPQKGEDELTRRRSALVDEKQLARFAVEVGLDLRMRLGKGAILDGGFQNPNLLSSTFEAIVGAYYLDNNSDMEAVRAVVEPLFDSVPENIVEFRANVDSKNRFQEWVQRNITPTPPKYVTEQAGGSSHAPEFIAKVFVGEKVYGEGRGRNKKDAEKAAAEDALAKVNEKV, encoded by the coding sequence ATGCACAAACTTTTGCAATTTCGTGATGAAACACTTCTACACTGTGCGCTGACACACCGTTCCTATATCCACGAACATCCCGAAGCAGGTGAACACAACGAACGCTTGGAGTTTCTCGGTGATGCTTTGCTCAACTTCTTAAGTGGCCAGTATCTCTATCGCCGTTACCCCCAAAAAGGAGAAGATGAATTAACACGGCGGCGATCGGCGTTAGTAGATGAAAAGCAACTTGCTAGGTTTGCTGTTGAGGTAGGCTTAGACTTGCGAATGCGCTTGGGTAAGGGTGCAATTCTTGACGGTGGGTTTCAAAATCCCAATTTGCTCAGCAGTACTTTTGAAGCGATAGTTGGCGCTTACTATTTAGATAATAATTCTGATATGGAGGCTGTTCGTGCTGTTGTAGAACCGCTGTTTGATTCCGTCCCGGAAAATATTGTTGAGTTTCGCGCCAATGTAGACTCTAAAAACCGCTTTCAAGAATGGGTGCAACGCAATATTACCCCAACTCCGCCCAAGTATGTTACAGAACAAGCGGGGGGTTCTTCTCATGCGCCTGAGTTCATTGCTAAGGTATTTGTAGGTGAAAAAGTATACGGTGAAGGCAGGGGACGCAACAAAAAAGATGCTGAGAAAGCTGCTGCTGAAGATGCGCTGGCGAAGGTGAACGAAAAAGTGTAA